From the genome of Miscanthus floridulus cultivar M001 chromosome 10, ASM1932011v1, whole genome shotgun sequence, one region includes:
- the LOC136485130 gene encoding uncharacterized protein — protein sequence MEAETGGKPATAEAMKKAKKDGVVKEVIRLERESVIPILKPKLVMKLAYLIERENDRAEFMKLCKRVEYTIRAWYLLQFDDLMQLFSLFDPVNGEKSLEQQGMTSNELDTLELNFLTYLFQIMEKSNFKLLSDEEYEVAQSGQYLLNLPIKVDESKVDSKLLTRYFKEHPHDNLPAFANKYIIFRRGIGIDRTTDYFFMEKVDVIISRAWRSLLRVTRIDRLFAKKQVLSRKDTKKTDEINDDVEEPDLDVERVRLEKMELSIKNLLRKITIQEPTFERMIVVYRKASSESNPDRGIFVKHFKHIPMADMELVLPEKKNPSLTPMDWVTFLISAVIGLVTLIGSLEMPKADIWVVTAILSGLIGYCAKIYFTFQANMVAYQNLITKSMYDKQLDSGRGTLLHLCDDVIQQEVKEVIISYYILMEQGKATVQDLDLRCEQLIKEEFGMECNFDVVDAVKKLEKLGIVSRDSIGRILCVPLKRANEIIGTTTEEMVMRAQQAPAGS from the exons ATGGAGGCGGAGACTGGAGGGAAGCCAGCGACGGCGGAGGCGATGAAGAAGGCCAAGAAGGACGGGGTGGTCAAGGAGGTGATACGGCTCGAGCGCGAGTCCGTCATCCCCATCCTCAAGCCCAAGCTCGTCATGAAGCTCGCCTACCTCATCG AGCGTGAGAATGACCGTGCGGAGTTCATGAAGCTATGTAAGAGGGTGGAGTACACAATCCGTGCTTGGTACCTTCTGCAGTTTGATGATCTAATG CAACTGTTTTCTTTATTCGATCCTGTTAATGGTGAGAAGAGTTTGGAGCAGCAGGGCATGACATCCAATGAGCTTGACACTTTAGAACTCAATTTCTTAACCTACCTTTTTCAG ATTATGGAAAAGAGCAACTTCAAGTTGTTATCTGACGAAGAGTATGAGGTAGCGCAGTCTGGTCAGTATCTTCTAAACCTCCCGATCAAGGTTGATGAATCCAAG GTAGACAGCAAGCTATTGACAAGGTACTTTAAGGAGCACCCACATGACAATCTACCAGCATTTGCTAATAAG TATATTATCTTCCGTCGGGGCATTGGAATTGATCGTACAACTGACTATTTCTTCATGGAAAAAGTGGATGTCATCATATCTCGAGCATGGAGGTCATTGCTTCGAGTCACAAG GATCGATAGATTGTTTGCGAAGAAACAAGTACTGTCAAGAAAGGACACAAAGAAGACTGACGAAATAAATGATGATGTAGAAGAGCCAGATCTCGACGTTGAGCGTGTTCGTCTAGAGAAAATGGAACTGAG CATAAAGAATCTATTAAGAAAAATAACAATTCAAGAGCCTACATTTGAAAGGATGATCGTGGTGTATAG GAAGGCTAGCTCAGAAAGTAATCCAGATCGAGGGATATTTGTAAAGCACTTCAAGCACATTCCGATGGCCGATATGGAGTTAGTCCTG CCAGAGAAGAAAAACCCTAGTTTAACACCGATGGATTGGGTTACATTTCTAATTTCTGCTGTGATTGGTTTG GTCACTCTAATAGGTAGTCTAGAAATGCCAAAGGCTGACATATGGGTTGTCACAGCTATCTTATCTGGTCTGATTGGATACTGTGCGAAGATATACTTCAC ATTCCAAGCAAATATGGTTGCATACCAAAACTTGATTACAAAGTCAATGTATGATAAGCAACTTGATAGTGGGAGAGGAACACTTCTTCACTTGTGTGATGATGTGATCCAGCAAGAA GTTAAGGAGGTTATCATTTCTTACTATATTTTGATGGAGCAAGGAAAGGCCACTGTACAG GACCTTGATTTACGTTGCGAACAGCTCATCAAGGAAGAGTTTGGTATGGAGTGCAATTTTGATGTTGTGGATGCTGTAAAGAAGCTAGAGAAACTCGGTATTGTTTCTCGG GACTCAATCGGGAGGATCCTATGTGTCCCATTGAAGCGCGCAAATGAGATCATAGGGACAACTACTGAAGAAATGGTGATGCGAGCCCAGCAAGCCCCTGCTGGTTCATAA